A region of the Clostridia bacterium genome:
CGCCTCCGCGTATTGGGAAAGGCTGTAGTTTTCATCCGGCTCCACAATATCAATCAGATGATGCGGAACACCTTCCATTTCGTCAATCGTGGGCTTGGCAGTGCCGATATTCATATGTTTATACACTTGCATGGAGTCTGCCGTGACCACCTCGCCGTCAATCCGCTTTGCCATTTGCACAGCTAAGCTTGTTTTACCCGACGCCGTAGGTCCGAACAGAACCACTAAAGGCATTTTTTCCATAAATCACACAATCCGTTTAAATTCTTTTTCGATATAGTTTTTGGTGAACGAAATCATCAGCGGACGTCCGTGGGGACAGGTGCGGATTCTGTCGTTTTCCAGCACCAGACGCACCAGAAGCTCCATTTCCTCTTTTTGCATGGCATGGTTGGCTTTGATGGCACCTTTGCAGGCAATCATAAAGAATGCCTTGTCCAAAATGTCCTCTGCTTTTTTATTGTGACGAATCAGCTCAATGATTTCGGTGACGGTTTCTTCCACATGGTCTGTGGTAATATCCTCCGGAATCTGACGCACCGCATACTGTCCTGCTCCGAATGCATCAATATCAAACCCAAGCTTTTCGAAAGCTTCTTTGTTTTCCAGAAGCAACGCACCGTCGGTGGCAGAAAGGGTAATCATCTCGGGAAGCATTAAAAGCTGACCCGGGATTGCCATATCCTTTACCATTTCCTCATAGCGCAGTCGCTCATGTGCGGCGTGCTGATCCATCATCAGCATTTCGCCGTCCTTTTCAAAAATGATATAGGTGTTAAACACCTGCCCGCAGATTTTAAAATCCAATACGTCAGATGGTGCTTCCACCATTTCAGGCTGTGCTTCGGGCTGCATTTCGGCAAATTTCGGTTCAGGTTCTTCTAAAGTGCCGAAAAAATCCTCCTGTACCTCTGCCTTGGGTTCTACCGTGAACAGCGCCTTGTTTTCTTCTGCAAAAAAGTCAAAGGATTTTTCTTCCTTTTCGTACCGCTCTGCAGGTGTCTCCTTTTTGTGTATCACATTGAAAGAAACAGGCTCGGGCTTTTTATCAGGCTGTGGCATGGTACTTTTCACTTCCGCCACGCTTTCCACCTGACGGGCTTTGGGGCCTCTTAAAAGTGCCTCCTGCACCGCCCAGAACACCGCACTTGTAATCAGCTTTTCATTGGCAAACTTAATTTCTAATTTCTGGGGATGCACATTTACATCAGTCAGCATCGGAAGCACCGACACAGACAGCACCAGAATGGGACGCTTGCCCGTCATCAGCATGGTTTTATACCCTGCCTCTGCACTAAACTGCATTTCTTTGGATTTTACCCATCTGCCGTTTACAAAAAAGTTCTGCATGGTGCGGTTATTGCGCGCCACTTCGGGCAAACCGATATAACCCTTTACCGTAACCCCGTCCCGCTCCAAATCCACTTCCACCATTTTAGAAGCAATTTCGTTACCGAAAATCACAGGAAGCACATCTTTTAAATCGCCCGTACCCGGGGTTAAGAATACCTCTCTGCCATTGCTTAAAAGGCGGAACGAAATCTGCGGATAGCCCAGTGCCATTTTCTGCAACACGTCGGTTACATGTGCCGCTTCGGCACTGTCTTTTTTTAAGAAGTGCATTCTGGCAGGGGTGTTAAAAAACAGATTCTCCACCACAATGGTTGTGCCGTCGGGACAGCCTGCCTCCGACTTGGAAAGAATCTGACCGCCCTCTATTTCGAGTGCCGTGCCAAAGGTTGCATCTTTGGTTTTGGTTAAAACCTGCACCTTGGATACCGCTGCGATAGATGCGAGTGCCTCACCGCGAAAGCCCATGGTGTAAAGCTCATTCAAATCGTCAATTGAACGGATTTTACTGGTAGCATGCGGTAAGAAAGCGGTCTCCACATCCTCGGGCGCAATACCGCCACCGTTGTCTGTGACGCGGATGAACGAAATACCGCCGTTTTTAATTTCCACCGTGATTTTGTTCGCCCCTGCATCAATGGCGTTTTCTACCATTTCCTTTACCGCAGAAGCCGGTCGCTCCACCACCTCGCCTGCGGCGATTTTATTTACGGTTGTAACGTCTAAAACTTGTATTTTTCCCATACAATTCTCCGTTTTATAAGATTTCGTCTGCTTTTTTCTTAATTTCAAACAATTTGTTCATCGCCTCAATGGGAGACAACACATTAATATCAATTTTTTTGATTTCTTCCAGCAACTCATCCTTGGGCGCCTGAGAAAAATCAAACTGTAGCCCTTGGGTTTCGGGTAGCTTGCTCACTTTTTCTTTTCCCTTAACCTGCACCGTGCCCTTTTCCTCCAAAGCCTTTAAAATGGTTTTGGCGCGTTTAATAACCGTGTCGGGGATGCCTGCAAGAGAGGCTACCTCAATACCGTAGCTCTCGTCTGCTCCGCCCCGTACAATTTTACGCAGGAACACAACGGTATCGTCCCTTTTTTTAGCAACCACCGAGTAGTTTTTCACGCCCGGGATTTTGTCCTCTAATTCGGTCAGCTCGTGGTAATGGGTTGCAAACAGCGTTCTTGCGCCGATTTTCTTGGCATCTGCAATATATTCCACCACCGCCCAGGCAATGGAAAGCCCGTCAAAGGTAGAGGTACCGCGTCCGATTTCGTCCAAAATCAGCAGGCTGTTTTCGGTGGAATTTTCGATGATGTTCGCCACCTCGTTCATTTCCACCATGAAAGTGCTCTGTCCCGAGGACAGGTCATCCGAAGCCCCGATACGGGTAAAGATTTTATCCACAATACCGATTCTTGCAGAGGACGCAGGCACAAAGCTTCCCATCTGCGCCATAATGACAATAAGCGCTGTCTGACGCATGTAAGTAGACTTACCTGCCATGTTCGGTCCCGTGATGATGGAAAACGCACTGTCCTTTTTGTCTAAGTATGTGTCATTCGGCACAAACAGAGAATCTGTCATCACCTTTTCCACCACCGGGTGTCTGCCGTCTTTAATATCAATCTCGCCCGACAAATCAATTTCAGGCTTTACATAGTTGTTTTTGTATGCGGTTTCTGCAAGAGATGCCAAAACATCCATGCTTGCAATCACCTTTGCGGTACGCTGAATCCGCTCAATTTCGTCACGGATACGTTCGCGGATGGCACAGAATAATCTGTATTCCTTTGCCACAATTTTGTCGTCCGAGCGAAGCACCAAATCTTCAATCACCTTCAGCTCGTCGGTTATGTACCGCTCACAGTTGGCTAAAGTCTGCTTGCGCACATAATGAGCAGGCACCAAATCAAAGTAAGACTTTGTAACCTCAATATAGTACCCGAACACCTTGTTGAAGTTAATTTTCAAATTCTTGATGCCGGTTTCTTCTCTTTCTTTTGCTTCTAAGGTTAAAAGTTGGCTTGCACCGTCCTCTTTGCCGCTTCTCCAGGTATCCAGCTCCTCATCATAGCCTTTTTTGATGATACCGCCTTCACGCACCGTAAAGGGCGCGTCATCATCAATTGCCGCGTGGATGACATTCCGGATATCCTCTAAATCGTCAAATTCGGTACAAAGCTCTTTGACCAGACTGCTGCTTAAATGGCGCATGCTCTGCAAAAGTGCAGGAAAGCTTTTGATGGACTCTTTTAAGCCCAGCATATCCTTCGGGTTTGCACTGCCGTAGTCAATTTTGGCAATCATGCGTTCCATATCGCGGATGCCTGAAAGGGCTGTACGAATTTCCGAACGCAAAGCATGCTTTTGTAAAAGCTCTTCTACCGCTTCGTGTCTTCTGCGAATCTGTGCGCAGGATACCAGCGGCTGCTGTACCCAGGTTGCCATCATTCTGCCGCCCATAGCGGTGCAGGTTTTATCCAATACCCAAAGCAGACTCCCCTTTTTCTCCTGCTCGCGCATGGTTTTAGTCAGTTCTAAATTATATCTTGCCACCGTGTCTAAGCCCAAATACTGCTCCGACTGGTAAAATTCCACAAAATTAAACTGGGATAAATCGGTCATTTGGGTTTCTTCTAAATATGCAATCAAAAGTCCCGTTGCTAAAATACCGAGTCTTTCCTGCTCCACAACCGCCTTGGTCAGCTTGTTGGAAAGGTGCTTTTTTAAAAGCTCCACCGTTTCAGGCTCGGGCAATTCCGCACGTTTTTGTGCCAAGCATTTAAACTTATGCCCGATAAAATTCAGCACCGCCTTGTCTGCAGCTAAAAAGTCGTTATATACCACCTCGGAGGGGGAATACTTGGAAAGCTCGTTGAGCAAATCCGTTTTTGCCGCCACACCGCCCAAAGAGGTTGCATACAGCTCGCCTGTAGAAACGTCCGCCGCCGCAATGCCATAACCAAGACCCGATTTATAGATCGCAATCAAAAAGTTGTTTTTGGTATCCTCCAAAACGTCCGGCAGGGTAATGGTGCCGGGGGTGATGACCTTAATGACCTTGCGCTCTACAATCCCTGTTGCTTCGTTCGGGTCCTGGGTCTGTTCACAGATAGCTACCTTATAGCCTGCCTTTACAAGCTTTGCAATGTAGCCGTCACAGCTGTGAAAGGGTACGCCGCACATGGGTGCGCGTTCTTCCTGACCGCAGTCTCTGCCGGTTAAGGTTAATCCCAGAACTTCGGATGCTACCTTCGCATCCCCGAAAAACATTTCATAAAAGTCCCCTAAACGGTAAAACACAATACAATCGGGATAATTGTCTTTAATTGCAAGATACTGCTTCATCATGGGGGTAAATTCCTTCATGTATTTCTCTCCCTTCTTTCAGACAATTTCGCCGTACAGAGACCAGGTTCTGATTTCTGTAATTTTTGCCGAAACCGTCTTTCCGATAAAGCTTTTGTCCGCACGGATGTTTACAACCTTGTTGCTTTCTGTCCGTGCCTCTAAAACCTCTTTATCGGTTTTACTTTCTCCCTCAACAAACACGAGAAGAATTTTATCCTGATAGGATTCATTAATTTCCCTGGAAATATCATTCTGAAGCTTTACGAGCCGTTCAAAATTATGCTGAATTTGCTTGCCGTCCAAAACAGGCTCCATTTTTTCCGCTACAGTTCCTTTTCGCTTGGAATAGATAAACGTAAACAAGTTGTCAAACCGAACCTCTTTAACCAACGTCATGGTCTCTTCAAAATCCTCGTTGGTTTCGGTGGGAAAACCCACAATAACATCTGAGGTCAATGCAATATCAGGCATTTTCTCCCGAAGCTTTTTAACCGTTTCCAAGTATTTTTCCCGGGTATAGCTTCGATTCATCGCCTTTAAGGTTTTGTTACTGCCTGCCTGGAAGGGCAAATGCAATTGCTTACAAACCTTATCACACTCTGCCATGGCTAAGATAAGCTCGTCCGAAATATCTTTTGGATGACTGGTGGCAAAACGGATGCGTTCAATGCCGTCAATTTCGTTTACCGCTCTTAAAAGCTCCGCAAAGGTCATGCTTTCTTGCAAATCCTTGCCGTAGGAGTTTACATTCTGACCCAGTAACGTAATTTCCTTGCATCCGTCTTTGGCAAGACTTCTCACTTCGTTCAGTACATCTTCAGGCAAACGGCTTCGTTCTCTGCCACGCACATAGGGTACAATGCAATAAGAGCAGAAATTGTTACAGCCGTACATCACGCTGACCCATGCCTTGTATTTGTCATCTCTGAGCATCGGGATATCTTCGCAAATCTTACCGTCCGACTGAAATACATCAAACACACGGTTGCCCGACTTTGCCTTTTGCAAAAGCTCAGGAAATCTGTAAAGAGAATGGGTGCCGAACACCATACCCACATGACGGAAACGACGGAAGAAATCTTTGGCAATTTCCTCCTGCTGTACCATACATCCGCAAACGCCCACAATCAGCTTTTTGCGTTTGGCTTTCAAATGCTTTAACGCGCCCACATTGCCCTTTAATTTTTTCTCGGCATTTTCACGCACGGCACAGGTGTTAAACAGAATCACTTCCGCTTCTTCCCGCACATCGGTCATTTCGTATCCCATGTTTGTGAGCATGCCCTTGATGCGTTCCGAATCGTTTTCGTTCTGCTGACAGCCATAGGTAATTACGCAAGCCTTCGGTATATGCTTTCGCCGTTTGTTCTGTGCGGCGATTTTCTCTGTAATTTCTTTCTGACGCATCATTTCGGACACGTCAATCCGCTTTTCCTGAGCCATATTTT
Encoded here:
- the mutL gene encoding DNA mismatch repair endonuclease MutL, coding for MGKIQVLDVTTVNKIAAGEVVERPASAVKEMVENAIDAGANKITVEIKNGGISFIRVTDNGGGIAPEDVETAFLPHATSKIRSIDDLNELYTMGFRGEALASIAAVSKVQVLTKTKDATFGTALEIEGGQILSKSEAGCPDGTTIVVENLFFNTPARMHFLKKDSAEAAHVTDVLQKMALGYPQISFRLLSNGREVFLTPGTGDLKDVLPVIFGNEIASKMVEVDLERDGVTVKGYIGLPEVARNNRTMQNFFVNGRWVKSKEMQFSAEAGYKTMLMTGKRPILVLSVSVLPMLTDVNVHPQKLEIKFANEKLITSAVFWAVQEALLRGPKARQVESVAEVKSTMPQPDKKPEPVSFNVIHKKETPAERYEKEEKSFDFFAEENKALFTVEPKAEVQEDFFGTLEEPEPKFAEMQPEAQPEMVEAPSDVLDFKICGQVFNTYIIFEKDGEMLMMDQHAAHERLRYEEMVKDMAIPGQLLMLPEMITLSATDGALLLENKEAFEKLGFDIDAFGAGQYAVRQIPEDITTDHVEETVTEIIELIRHNKKAEDILDKAFFMIACKGAIKANHAMQKEEMELLVRLVLENDRIRTCPHGRPLMISFTKNYIEKEFKRIV
- the mutS gene encoding DNA mismatch repair protein MutS, with protein sequence MKEFTPMMKQYLAIKDNYPDCIVFYRLGDFYEMFFGDAKVASEVLGLTLTGRDCGQEERAPMCGVPFHSCDGYIAKLVKAGYKVAICEQTQDPNEATGIVERKVIKVITPGTITLPDVLEDTKNNFLIAIYKSGLGYGIAAADVSTGELYATSLGGVAAKTDLLNELSKYSPSEVVYNDFLAADKAVLNFIGHKFKCLAQKRAELPEPETVELLKKHLSNKLTKAVVEQERLGILATGLLIAYLEETQMTDLSQFNFVEFYQSEQYLGLDTVARYNLELTKTMREQEKKGSLLWVLDKTCTAMGGRMMATWVQQPLVSCAQIRRRHEAVEELLQKHALRSEIRTALSGIRDMERMIAKIDYGSANPKDMLGLKESIKSFPALLQSMRHLSSSLVKELCTEFDDLEDIRNVIHAAIDDDAPFTVREGGIIKKGYDEELDTWRSGKEDGASQLLTLEAKEREETGIKNLKINFNKVFGYYIEVTKSYFDLVPAHYVRKQTLANCERYITDELKVIEDLVLRSDDKIVAKEYRLFCAIRERIRDEIERIQRTAKVIASMDVLASLAETAYKNNYVKPEIDLSGEIDIKDGRHPVVEKVMTDSLFVPNDTYLDKKDSAFSIITGPNMAGKSTYMRQTALIVIMAQMGSFVPASSARIGIVDKIFTRIGASDDLSSGQSTFMVEMNEVANIIENSTENSLLILDEIGRGTSTFDGLSIAWAVVEYIADAKKIGARTLFATHYHELTELEDKIPGVKNYSVVAKKRDDTVVFLRKIVRGGADESYGIEVASLAGIPDTVIKRAKTILKALEEKGTVQVKGKEKVSKLPETQGLQFDFSQAPKDELLEEIKKIDINVLSPIEAMNKLFEIKKKADEIL
- the miaB gene encoding tRNA (N6-isopentenyl adenosine(37)-C2)-methylthiotransferase MiaB — encoded protein: MAQEKRIDVSEMMRQKEITEKIAAQNKRRKHIPKACVITYGCQQNENDSERIKGMLTNMGYEMTDVREEAEVILFNTCAVRENAEKKLKGNVGALKHLKAKRKKLIVGVCGCMVQQEEIAKDFFRRFRHVGMVFGTHSLYRFPELLQKAKSGNRVFDVFQSDGKICEDIPMLRDDKYKAWVSVMYGCNNFCSYCIVPYVRGRERSRLPEDVLNEVRSLAKDGCKEITLLGQNVNSYGKDLQESMTFAELLRAVNEIDGIERIRFATSHPKDISDELILAMAECDKVCKQLHLPFQAGSNKTLKAMNRSYTREKYLETVKKLREKMPDIALTSDVIVGFPTETNEDFEETMTLVKEVRFDNLFTFIYSKRKGTVAEKMEPVLDGKQIQHNFERLVKLQNDISREINESYQDKILLVFVEGESKTDKEVLEARTESNKVVNIRADKSFIGKTVSAKITEIRTWSLYGEIV